GTTAATGCTTTGTATTCCGTAGCGCTGTGAAAGTTGTGGAATTTCTTGTTCTGGCGGATCTACAACTTCAAAGTCGATTCTATCCATATTTTTTTTGTTTACTTCTTTGTAAGCGGCAGAAACTGTCTGTTCAAGATTTTTAAAACCGCTTATGTTGAATTGCGAGAGTTTTTTTGTTGAATAGAGCGTGAGTTTTGCTTTTCCTTTTAAACCTGCAAGTGCGGAAGTTGTGCTTATGAGGCGGCTCATTGCAGTTGTAAGCGAATATTCAAGTCCTTCAGAAGATGTTATTGAATCTATATTTTCTGTTCTGTCTGCATAACTTATGGTAAGTCCCATCCAGGCCTGTTTAAAGCCCACTTCGTTATTTTTCAATTCTTGAATCTGTATTTGATTCAAACCGTAACCAGAGGCGATTTTTTGATTTTCATCTTTTTCCATATCAAAAAATTCTACGGAAAAATTGTGATTTGCAGCATTTTTGTATTCCTGCAAAAGATCTTTTATATAAGTGTCCACGCTGTTGTAAGGAGCTGGCAGATTTTTTGAAAAAAATACTTTTACAGAAAGCGGTTCTTCCAAAGTTTTTACAATCTGTTTGCTGGATTCAGAAAGCGAATACGAACGAGGAGATGTTAAATCCAGCCTAAAGTATGCTTTTGACATTACAAGATTTAAAAGAAGGATTGCAATCAGAGCGAGGATAAAATCGCTCTTTGGATTTTTTATGTAGTCGATAAATTTTTTCATGATTATTCCTGTCCTCCTTTTATGCTTTTTACAGTGAGCAGGATAAAAATAAAGGTTAAGGATGCAAAGTAAACTATGTCGCGGCTGTCTATTATTCCACGGCTTATAGATTCAAAATGATTTGATGCTGAAAGAAAGGCAACCGGCCTTACGAGAATTGCTGGTAAAAAAATTGCAAAGTTGCTTAAGAGCGTTAAAACAATGCAGATTGAAAACGCAATAAAAAACGCCACGATTTGATTTTTTGTCGTTGAAGAAGCAAAAAGTCCTATTGAACAAAACGAGGCGAGCAATAAGAATGACCCCAAATAACTTGCAATCATAGGTCCTACGTCGGGAGTTCCAAAAATAAAGCAGGTTAAAGCATAAAAAAGCGAAGGAGCAAGAAGGCTCAAGCCACAGATAAACGAAGCAAGAAATTTTCCTACCACAACTTGCGTAACTGTTACAGGAAGCGTCAAAAGCGTTTCTATCGATGTAGATTTTTTTTCTTCGGAAAACATTTTCATCGTTAACGCTGGTATGAAAAACGAAAATAAAATTGGAAGCAGTGAAAAAAAGTTTCTAAGTTCTGCCCTGTTTGCAAGAAAAAATGTGTTAAAAAATAAAAAGCCAGACGCTCCCACAAAAAGTCCTGCAACTATGTATGCGATTGGACTTAAAAAATAAGACATAACTTCGCGCCCTGTTATTACAAAAATTGGATTTTTAGGTTTTGTTGAATCTTTCATCTTATTCCCCTTATTCTTCTGTCAATGAATGGAAGATATCTTCTAAAGAATTGCGCCTTATAGAAAGCTCATAAAGATTTAAACCTGCTGCATTCACAGCCTTTGAAATTGCAGGTCTTATTTCTTTATCATTTTTTACTGCTACAATGGCTGTTGCACAGTTTTCTTCTGGAATTTCGTCTGGAGTTTCCTGTGTTATTTCGCCTGCAAAATCAACTTTGCTTAAAACTTCTGCTAATTCTTTAAAATTGCAGCCGCCTGCCTGTACCAAAACCGTTGCAGAACTTCCGTAACGGCTTCTTAAATCTTTTGTAGGGCTATCTGCAACTAATTTTCCGCCAGAAATTATTATTACGCGGTCACAGAGAGTTTCCACTTCTCCCAAGATGTGTGTAGAAATTATTACGGTTCTCGTTTTGCCGATTTCTTTTATCAACGCACGCACTTCTCCAATCTGATTTGGATCGAGCCCAGAAGTTGGTTCGTCTAGTATCAAGATTTCTGGATTATTCATTAAAGCGTGTGCTAAACCGACTCTCTGTCTGTATCCACGGCTTAATTCCGCTATGCTTTTGTGCATGACTTCTTTTAAGCCACATTCCTTACACAAAACAGGAATCTTTTCCTCAGGATTTTGATTTTGCATCTGCGCCACATATTTCAGATAATCTTCTACGAGCATTTCGCTGTAAAGCGGAGCACTTTCTGGCATGTAGCCAATCTTTTTTTTGCATTGGACGCTGTTTTCTTCTATATTGACTCCGTCGATTTTTATTGTTCCAGAACTAGGTTTTAAAAAACCTGTAACCATACGCATAGTTGTGGATTTTCCAGCACCATTAGGACCTAAAAGACCCACAATCTGTCCAGTCGGAATTGAAAAACTTATCGAGTCGACAGCTTTAAAAGTTCCAAATTGCTTGGACAAGGCAGAAACTTCTATCATTTTTCCCCCAAATATTTAAACAAAGGCAGAAATTCTCCAGC
This portion of the Treponema pectinovorum genome encodes:
- a CDS encoding ABC transporter ATP-binding protein, translated to MIEVSALSKQFGTFKAVDSISFSIPTGQIVGLLGPNGAGKSTTMRMVTGFLKPSSGTIKIDGVNIEENSVQCKKKIGYMPESAPLYSEMLVEDYLKYVAQMQNQNPEEKIPVLCKECGLKEVMHKSIAELSRGYRQRVGLAHALMNNPEILILDEPTSGLDPNQIGEVRALIKEIGKTRTVIISTHILGEVETLCDRVIIISGGKLVADSPTKDLRSRYGSSATVLVQAGGCNFKELAEVLSKVDFAGEITQETPDEIPEENCATAIVAVKNDKEIRPAISKAVNAAGLNLYELSIRRNSLEDIFHSLTEE
- a CDS encoding ABC transporter permease, with amino-acid sequence MKDSTKPKNPIFVITGREVMSYFLSPIAYIVAGLFVGASGFLFFNTFFLANRAELRNFFSLLPILFSFFIPALTMKMFSEEKKSTSIETLLTLPVTVTQVVVGKFLASFICGLSLLAPSLFYALTCFIFGTPDVGPMIASYLGSFLLLASFCSIGLFASSTTKNQIVAFFIAFSICIVLTLLSNFAIFLPAILVRPVAFLSASNHFESISRGIIDSRDIVYFASLTFIFILLTVKSIKGGQE